From a region of the Streptomyces tirandamycinicus genome:
- the uvrB gene encoding excinuclease ABC subunit UvrB, with amino-acid sequence MRPVTEIQRTMAPFEVVSPYRPSGDQPAAIAELDRRVRAGEKDVVLLGATGTGKSATTAWMIEKLQRPTLVMAPNKTLAAQLANEFRELLPNNAVEYFVSYYDYYQPEAYVPQSDTYIEKDSSINEEVERLRHSATNSLLTRRDVVVVASVSCIYGLGTPQEYVDRMVPLRVGEEIDRDRLLRRFVDIQYARNDLAFTRGTFRVRGDTVEIFPVYEELAVRIEMFGDEIEALSTLHPITGEVISDDDELYVFPASHYVAGPERMEKAITGIERELGERLAELEKQGKLLEAQRLRMRTTYDIEMLRQIGTCSGVENYSMHFDDRLPGSAPNTLLDYFPEDFLLVIDESHVTVPQIGAMYEGDASRKRTLVEHGFRLPSALDNRPLKWEEFQERIGQTVYLSATPGTYELSRADGSVEQIIRPTGLVDPEVVVKPTEGQIDDLVHEIRTRTEKDERVLVTTLTKKMAEDLTDYFLELGVRVRYLHSDVDTLRRIELLRELRAGEYDVLVGINLLREGLDLPEVSLVAILDADKEGFLRSGTSLIQTIGRAARNVSGQVHMYADKITPAMEKAIEETNRRRAKQIAYNEANGIDPQPLRKKINDIVATIAREEVDTEQLLGTGYRQGKDGRGAKAPVPSLAAHPVKGADAKGAKAGRAGKAGKGAITGDRPAAELAGIIEEMTDRMRAAAAELQFEVAARLRDEVGELKKELRQMKEAGIA; translated from the coding sequence ATGCGGCCCGTTACCGAGATCCAACGCACCATGGCGCCCTTCGAGGTCGTCAGCCCCTACCGGCCCAGCGGCGACCAGCCCGCGGCCATCGCCGAACTGGACCGGCGCGTCCGCGCGGGGGAGAAGGACGTCGTCCTGCTCGGCGCGACCGGGACCGGCAAGTCGGCCACCACGGCCTGGATGATCGAGAAGCTTCAGCGCCCGACCCTGGTGATGGCGCCGAACAAGACACTGGCCGCCCAGTTGGCGAACGAGTTCCGCGAGCTGCTGCCGAACAACGCGGTCGAGTACTTCGTCTCGTACTACGACTACTACCAGCCCGAGGCGTACGTCCCGCAGTCGGACACCTACATCGAGAAGGACTCCTCCATCAACGAGGAGGTGGAGCGGCTGCGCCACTCCGCGACGAACTCGCTGCTCACCCGCCGGGACGTCGTGGTGGTCGCCTCCGTCTCGTGCATCTACGGCCTCGGCACCCCGCAGGAGTACGTGGACCGCATGGTGCCGCTGAGGGTCGGCGAGGAGATCGACCGGGACCGGCTGCTGCGCCGCTTCGTGGACATCCAGTACGCGCGCAACGACCTCGCCTTCACCCGCGGCACCTTCCGGGTCCGCGGCGACACCGTCGAGATCTTCCCGGTGTACGAGGAGCTCGCCGTCCGGATCGAGATGTTCGGCGACGAGATCGAGGCGCTCTCCACGCTCCACCCGATCACGGGCGAGGTCATCAGCGACGACGACGAGCTGTACGTCTTCCCGGCGAGCCACTACGTCGCCGGCCCGGAGCGCATGGAGAAGGCGATCACCGGCATCGAGCGGGAGCTCGGGGAGCGCCTCGCGGAGCTCGAGAAGCAGGGCAAGCTGCTGGAGGCCCAGCGGCTGCGCATGCGCACCACGTACGACATCGAGATGCTGCGCCAGATCGGCACCTGCTCCGGTGTCGAGAACTACTCGATGCACTTCGACGACCGCCTTCCGGGCAGTGCGCCGAACACCCTCCTCGACTACTTCCCGGAGGACTTCCTCCTGGTCATCGACGAGTCCCATGTCACGGTCCCGCAGATCGGCGCCATGTACGAGGGCGACGCCTCCCGCAAGCGCACCCTGGTGGAGCACGGCTTCCGCCTGCCCTCCGCGCTCGACAACCGCCCGCTGAAGTGGGAGGAGTTCCAGGAGCGCATCGGGCAGACGGTCTACCTGTCGGCGACCCCGGGCACCTACGAGCTCTCCCGCGCCGACGGCTCCGTCGAGCAGATCATCCGCCCCACCGGCCTGGTCGACCCGGAGGTCGTCGTCAAGCCGACCGAGGGCCAGATCGACGACCTCGTGCACGAGATCCGCACGCGCACCGAGAAGGACGAGCGGGTCCTGGTCACCACGCTCACCAAGAAGATGGCCGAGGACCTGACGGACTACTTCCTGGAGCTCGGCGTCCGGGTCCGCTATCTGCACAGCGACGTCGACACGCTCCGCCGGATCGAGCTGCTGCGCGAACTGCGCGCCGGCGAGTACGACGTGCTGGTCGGCATCAACCTCCTCCGTGAGGGCCTGGACCTCCCCGAGGTGTCGCTGGTGGCCATCCTCGACGCCGACAAGGAGGGTTTCCTGCGCTCCGGCACCTCGCTGATCCAGACCATCGGCCGCGCGGCGCGCAATGTCTCCGGACAGGTCCACATGTACGCCGACAAGATCACTCCGGCGATGGAGAAGGCGATCGAGGAGACCAACCGGCGCCGGGCCAAGCAGATCGCGTACAACGAGGCGAACGGCATCGACCCGCAGCCGCTGCGCAAGAAGATCAACGACATCGTCGCCACCATCGCCCGCGAGGAGGTCGACACCGAGCAGCTGCTCGGTACCGGCTACCGGCAGGGCAAGGACGGCAGGGGCGCCAAGGCGCCTGTTCCGTCGCTGGCCGCGCACCCGGTCAAGGGCGCCGACGCCAAGGGCGCCAAGGCGGGCAGGGCGGGCAAGGCGGGCAAGGGCGCGATCACGGGCGACCGGCCGGCCGCCGAACTGGCCGGGATCATCGAGGAGATGACGGACCGGATGCGCGCAGCGGCGGCGGAGCTCCAGTTCGAGGTGGCCGCACGGCTGCGCGACGAGGTCGGCGAGCTCAAGAAGGAGCTGCGTCAGATGAAGGAAGCCGGTATCGCCTGA
- a CDS encoding MHYT domain-containing protein, whose amino-acid sequence MRGTVDGFSHGLVTPVAAYLMACLGGVLGLRCTTRALRSGGSVRPGWLALGAVSIGSGIWTMHYVAMAGFAVDEVAVGHDPVITFAGLGVAVVMTGIGILVVGQRGANTMAVVTGGMITGLGIATVHYLGMAGVRLSGRLEYDTPTVALSVVIAVVAATAALWTAVSLRGFLPSLGAGLVMGVAVSGMHYTGMAAVTVHVHAAPALPAGDDAPATLLAPMLVGAVVFLVLAAVIVMSDRALLTPGPARHADAAGRVAAGVPAQRRPSHRGPVERSGTGRAARGVSQRARRP is encoded by the coding sequence ATGCGGGGCACAGTGGACGGTTTCAGCCATGGGCTCGTCACGCCCGTGGCCGCGTACCTGATGGCGTGCCTCGGCGGTGTGCTCGGGCTGCGCTGCACGACCCGGGCGCTGCGGAGCGGGGGCTCGGTCCGGCCCGGCTGGCTGGCGCTCGGCGCCGTCTCCATCGGTTCCGGGATCTGGACGATGCACTACGTGGCCATGGCGGGTTTCGCCGTCGACGAGGTCGCCGTCGGCCACGACCCGGTGATCACTTTCGCCGGCCTCGGCGTCGCCGTCGTCATGACCGGCATCGGGATCCTCGTCGTGGGCCAGCGCGGCGCGAACACGATGGCCGTGGTCACCGGGGGGATGATCACCGGTCTCGGCATCGCGACCGTGCACTACCTGGGCATGGCCGGCGTACGGCTCAGCGGCCGGCTCGAGTACGACACCCCGACCGTCGCGCTGTCGGTCGTGATCGCCGTCGTCGCGGCGACCGCGGCGCTGTGGACGGCGGTGTCCCTCCGCGGTTTCCTGCCGAGCCTCGGTGCCGGCCTGGTGATGGGCGTGGCGGTGAGCGGCATGCACTACACCGGCATGGCCGCCGTCACCGTCCATGTGCACGCCGCGCCGGCACTGCCGGCCGGGGACGACGCCCCTGCCACGCTGCTCGCGCCGATGCTGGTCGGGGCGGTGGTGTTCCTGGTCCTGGCGGCGGTGATCGTCATGTCCGACCGTGCGCTCCTGACGCCCGGCCCGGCGCGGCACGCCGACGCCGCGGGGCGCGTGGCGGCGGGTGTGCCCGCGCAGCGCCGGCCCTCCCACCGCGGGCCGGTGGAACGGTCCGGGACCGGCCGCGCGGCCCGCGGCGTGTCCCAGCGCGCGCGCCGGCCCTGA
- a CDS encoding MFS transporter, producing the protein MARTSRETTAAAGPVDLPGLRRRITPVLVVSQILGGLGVATGIALATVLAQQVSGSEALSGLAPTATVAGTALLSVPLAALMTARGRRPGLVLAYLIGSAGAGVVVLASVLGNFPLLLLGMAGFGAASSANLQARFAAADLAEPSRRARAISMVVWATTVGAVLGPNIAAPAGRSVAGAGIPEAAGPFVWAAGVFLVAAVVVALLLRPDPLLTARALAPPEEGDGRRQRSLRSAVRAVRESPGARLALVTVAASHTAMVSIMSMTPLALSHHGAGVQLIGLVISGHIAGMYAFSPVMGVLSDRLGRLSVIGLAVGLLSCAALLAGTAGGSHGRVAAGLFLLGLGWSAGLVSGSALLTDSVPGPARAAVQGLSDLTMNAAAGVGGVTAGLIVAHGGYGLLNLAGAVLLLPLAALAVRRAVTGTGAAKDRPPTDAVTG; encoded by the coding sequence GTGGCCCGTACCTCCCGTGAAACGACCGCAGCCGCCGGCCCCGTCGATCTGCCCGGCCTGCGCCGCCGGATCACTCCCGTACTGGTCGTGAGCCAGATCCTCGGCGGGCTCGGAGTCGCGACCGGCATCGCTCTGGCCACCGTACTGGCCCAGCAGGTCAGCGGGTCGGAGGCGCTGTCGGGCCTGGCCCCCACCGCGACGGTCGCCGGGACGGCGCTGCTGTCCGTGCCGCTCGCCGCGCTGATGACCGCCCGCGGCCGGCGCCCCGGGCTGGTCCTGGCCTATCTGATCGGGTCCGCGGGTGCGGGTGTGGTGGTGCTGGCGTCCGTACTCGGGAACTTCCCGCTGCTGCTGCTGGGCATGGCCGGCTTCGGAGCCGCGTCCTCGGCGAACCTCCAGGCGAGGTTCGCCGCCGCGGACCTCGCGGAGCCGTCGAGACGCGCCCGCGCCATCTCCATGGTGGTGTGGGCGACCACGGTCGGCGCGGTTTTGGGCCCGAACATCGCGGCACCGGCGGGCCGGAGCGTCGCCGGGGCCGGGATACCGGAGGCCGCGGGCCCGTTCGTCTGGGCCGCGGGGGTGTTCCTGGTCGCGGCGGTGGTCGTCGCCCTGCTGCTGCGGCCGGATCCGCTGCTGACGGCCCGCGCGCTCGCACCGCCGGAGGAGGGGGACGGCCGCCGGCAGCGGTCGCTGCGGTCCGCCGTCCGCGCCGTACGGGAGTCCCCCGGGGCCCGGCTGGCGCTCGTCACGGTCGCCGCGTCGCACACCGCGATGGTGTCGATCATGTCGATGACCCCCCTGGCGCTGAGCCACCACGGCGCCGGTGTCCAGCTGATCGGCCTGGTCATCAGCGGCCACATCGCCGGTATGTACGCGTTCTCGCCGGTGATGGGCGTGCTGTCGGACCGCCTCGGCAGGCTCTCGGTGATCGGCCTGGCCGTGGGCCTGCTGTCGTGCGCCGCGCTGCTGGCGGGTACCGCGGGCGGGAGCCACGGCCGGGTCGCGGCGGGCCTGTTCCTGCTCGGCCTCGGCTGGTCCGCCGGTCTGGTCTCCGGTTCCGCCCTGCTGACCGACTCCGTTCCGGGACCCGCCCGTGCCGCGGTCCAGGGCCTGTCGGACCTGACCATGAACGCGGCCGCGGGCGTCGGAGGGGTGACGGCCGGGCTGATCGTGGCGCACGGAGGCTACGGCCTGCTCAACCTCGCCGGTGCGGTGCTGCTGCTGCCGCTCGCGGCCCTCGCCGTCCGCCGCGCCGTCACCGGGACGGGCGCGGCGAAGGACCGGCCGCCCACCGACGCCGTCACTGGCTGA
- a CDS encoding cupin domain-containing protein — MTTFDHSVAGPSSPSFVVHIPDAELEPEPLDPAQIISGDPVVTGRVLWQSEDGRQVRGLWQITPGVVTDTEADELFVVVSGRATVEVEGGATLEIGPGDACVLREGDRTTWTVHETLRKAYHISQ; from the coding sequence ATGACGACCTTCGATCACTCAGTTGCCGGGCCTTCCTCTCCTTCGTTCGTCGTGCACATTCCGGACGCGGAGCTGGAGCCAGAACCCCTCGACCCGGCGCAGATCATCTCGGGTGACCCGGTGGTGACGGGCCGGGTGCTGTGGCAGTCCGAGGACGGGCGGCAGGTGCGGGGCCTCTGGCAGATCACCCCCGGAGTCGTCACCGACACGGAGGCCGACGAACTGTTCGTCGTGGTGAGCGGGCGCGCGACGGTCGAGGTCGAGGGCGGCGCGACGCTGGAGATCGGGCCGGGGGACGCCTGTGTGCTGCGGGAGGGCGACCGTACGACGTGGACGGTGCACGAGACGCTGCGAAAGGCGTACCACATCAGCCAGTGA
- a CDS encoding C39 family peptidase → MSAVRTGRRLALMTAVCLLSVLTATGPAAAGETAGARAAAGHDTDPFPGYLPGSDARRAPGAFYKQALDTLGPQRLTAEQRRITARKEAAASAGFRHPAVRARAGYLVSGGLHQSQQTSYWCGPAALVITQSAHDEVGGRSQRAAADLLKTDSTGTAWYGVGIDVPEPTGYPMADALNHRLPGANYVPRSLPYSPTAADVADFRKHIVHNTGYDYAIAGNAWEVPGGPHLAGHPNIEIFHWVAIDGYNSDTNAQQVRYLDPVGGVSTSMISWAGSVPKSARISADTITTIMGGRGYVW, encoded by the coding sequence ATGTCAGCAGTGCGCACAGGGCGTCGCCTCGCCCTCATGACGGCCGTCTGCCTCCTCTCCGTCCTCACGGCGACCGGACCGGCCGCCGCCGGGGAGACGGCCGGGGCCCGCGCGGCGGCGGGGCACGACACCGACCCGTTCCCCGGCTACCTGCCCGGATCCGATGCGCGGCGGGCCCCCGGCGCCTTCTACAAGCAGGCCCTCGACACCCTGGGCCCGCAGCGGCTCACCGCCGAGCAGCGCCGGATCACCGCCCGGAAGGAGGCGGCGGCCTCCGCGGGGTTCCGGCACCCCGCCGTCCGCGCCCGCGCCGGCTACCTCGTCTCGGGCGGGCTGCACCAATCGCAGCAGACGTCGTACTGGTGCGGCCCGGCCGCCCTGGTCATCACGCAGTCCGCGCACGACGAGGTCGGCGGGCGCTCCCAGCGGGCGGCCGCGGACCTCCTGAAGACCGACTCCACCGGCACGGCCTGGTACGGCGTCGGCATCGACGTCCCGGAGCCGACCGGCTATCCGATGGCCGACGCCCTCAACCACCGCCTCCCGGGCGCCAACTACGTGCCCAGGTCGCTGCCGTACAGCCCGACGGCTGCCGACGTGGCGGACTTCCGCAAGCACATCGTCCACAACACCGGCTACGACTACGCGATCGCCGGCAACGCCTGGGAGGTGCCGGGCGGCCCCCACCTCGCCGGCCACCCGAACATCGAGATCTTCCACTGGGTCGCGATCGACGGCTACAACAGCGACACGAACGCGCAGCAGGTCCGCTACCTGGACCCGGTCGGCGGGGTGAGCACCAGCATGATCTCGTGGGCCGGCTCAGTCCCCAAGTCCGCCAGGATCTCCGCGGACACCATCACGACGATCATGGGCGGCCGTGGCTACGTCTGGTAG
- a CDS encoding pseudouridine-5'-phosphate glycosidase yields the protein MPETTLMLSEEVREALDARRPVVALESTIIAHGLPRPRNMAVARELESLVRGAGAVPATVAVLDGRARVGLTDGDMERIATDPEVRKFGHRDLAPALAAGASGATTVSATAFLAARAGIRVFATGGLGGVHREWTVTQDESADLRLLARTGITVVCAGVKSILDVPATLQRLETLGVTVLGYRTGYFPGFYLSSSGLPVDWTVRTPEEVADVMRAHSALGGPETALIVARPVPESEQLDPALHDRVLAEALDECRERGIGGQAVTPFLLDLLVKRTGGASLEANLAAVRGNVRLAARIAAAL from the coding sequence ATGCCCGAGACCACGCTGATGCTGTCCGAAGAGGTGCGGGAGGCGCTTGACGCGCGCCGGCCCGTCGTCGCCCTGGAGTCCACCATCATCGCCCACGGACTGCCGCGGCCACGCAATATGGCCGTCGCCCGGGAGCTGGAGTCCCTCGTCAGAGGCGCCGGCGCGGTGCCCGCGACGGTCGCCGTACTGGACGGCCGGGCCCGTGTCGGCCTGACCGACGGCGACATGGAGCGCATCGCGACCGACCCGGAGGTACGCAAGTTCGGGCACCGCGACCTGGCGCCCGCGCTCGCCGCCGGGGCCAGCGGGGCGACGACCGTGTCCGCCACGGCCTTCCTGGCGGCACGCGCCGGGATCCGGGTCTTCGCCACCGGTGGGCTCGGCGGAGTCCACCGGGAGTGGACCGTCACCCAGGACGAGTCGGCGGATCTGCGGCTGCTCGCCAGGACGGGGATCACCGTCGTCTGCGCCGGGGTGAAGTCCATCCTCGACGTCCCGGCGACACTGCAGCGCCTGGAGACCCTCGGGGTGACCGTCCTCGGCTACCGCACCGGGTACTTCCCCGGGTTCTACCTGTCGTCCTCCGGCCTGCCCGTCGACTGGACGGTCCGCACCCCGGAGGAGGTGGCGGACGTGATGCGGGCGCACAGCGCCCTCGGCGGGCCGGAGACCGCGCTGATCGTGGCCCGGCCGGTGCCGGAGAGCGAGCAGCTGGACCCGGCACTGCACGACCGGGTGCTGGCGGAGGCCCTGGACGAATGCCGGGAACGGGGCATCGGCGGCCAGGCGGTCACCCCGTTCCTGCTGGACCTGCTGGTGAAGCGCACGGGGGGCGCCTCGCTCGAGGCCAACCTGGCGGCGGTACGCGGCAACGTGCGGCTGGCGGCGCGGATCGCGGCGGCGCTGTGA
- a CDS encoding carbohydrate kinase family protein: MRTPSGAGAQSRAGALLVVGDVATDVVARHAGALTHGTDTVAEIRTLPGGAGANAACWAAYSGCADVRLLGRVGAGTADWHGTLLRGSGVRPMLVPDEEAPTATIVALVDAEAERTFLTDGGAALRLCPGDWSARLLDGVARLHLSGYLFFSEPSRELAGLALADALERGVPVSVDPASAGFIAAFGADRFLGATEGAAVLLPNADEARLLTGLPDAADAAARLSRHAPLVAVTLGARGALVAESGAVTARIAAVPAAPIDSTGAGDAFTGGFLASLLTGASPAAAAAAGCRAGAHAVTVRGGRPPGSTGMPP; the protein is encoded by the coding sequence ATCCGGACGCCCAGCGGGGCAGGTGCGCAGAGCAGGGCCGGGGCGCTGCTGGTGGTCGGGGACGTGGCCACGGACGTCGTGGCCCGGCATGCCGGGGCGCTGACGCACGGGACCGACACCGTGGCGGAGATCCGGACGCTGCCGGGCGGGGCCGGCGCCAACGCGGCCTGCTGGGCAGCGTACTCGGGCTGCGCCGACGTACGGCTGCTCGGCCGTGTCGGGGCCGGCACCGCGGACTGGCACGGGACGCTGCTGCGGGGCTCGGGAGTCCGCCCGATGCTGGTCCCGGACGAGGAGGCGCCGACGGCCACGATCGTCGCGCTGGTCGACGCGGAGGCGGAGCGGACCTTCCTCACCGACGGCGGAGCGGCACTGCGGCTGTGCCCCGGCGACTGGTCGGCGCGGCTGCTGGACGGGGTGGCCAGGCTCCATCTGTCCGGGTACCTCTTCTTCTCCGAGCCCAGTCGCGAGCTGGCGGGCCTGGCGCTCGCGGACGCGCTCGAACGGGGTGTTCCGGTGAGCGTCGACCCGGCGTCGGCGGGGTTCATCGCCGCCTTCGGCGCCGACCGCTTCCTCGGGGCGACGGAGGGTGCCGCGGTGCTGCTCCCGAACGCGGACGAGGCCCGGCTCCTCACCGGGCTTCCCGATGCGGCCGACGCCGCGGCCCGGTTGAGCCGCCATGCCCCGCTCGTCGCCGTCACGCTCGGCGCGAGGGGCGCGCTCGTGGCGGAGTCGGGCGCGGTGACGGCCCGGATCGCCGCCGTCCCGGCGGCGCCGATCGACTCCACGGGCGCGGGCGACGCCTTCACCGGCGGCTTCCTGGCCTCCCTGCTCACGGGCGCGTCCCCGGCCGCCGCGGCGGCGGCGGGATGCCGCGCGGGGGCCCACGCGGTCACCGTACGCGGAGGCCGCCCGCCGGGAAGCACGGGGATGCCGCCGTGA
- a CDS encoding uridine kinase, which translates to MRLEPITWERLTEAVADRITGSRSGDGGPWLRVAVDATPAAGTARVAAALADALRLRGRAVRVVGINGFLRPASLRYERGREDPDGYYDCWFDIGALWREVFGPLEPGGSGRVLPDLWDPVTDRATRSPHTELPSGGVLVLHGPLLLRHWFPFDLTVHLHLSSGALRRRTGAGELWTLPAFERYEQEVSPSGSAEVVVRADDPRHPAWNAPWEDHGRGGRAQ; encoded by the coding sequence GTGAGACTGGAACCGATCACCTGGGAACGGCTGACCGAGGCCGTCGCCGACCGGATCACGGGGAGCCGGTCCGGCGACGGCGGCCCCTGGCTGCGCGTCGCCGTCGACGCCACCCCCGCCGCCGGCACGGCGAGGGTGGCCGCGGCCCTCGCCGACGCACTGCGGCTGCGCGGACGGGCGGTGCGGGTGGTGGGCATCAACGGGTTCCTGCGGCCGGCCTCGCTGCGGTACGAGCGCGGCCGGGAGGATCCCGACGGCTACTACGACTGCTGGTTCGACATCGGGGCGCTCTGGCGCGAGGTGTTCGGGCCGCTGGAGCCGGGCGGCTCGGGCCGGGTCCTGCCGGACCTCTGGGATCCGGTCACCGACCGTGCCACCCGGAGCCCGCACACCGAACTGCCCTCCGGCGGTGTGCTGGTGCTCCACGGACCGCTGCTCCTCCGGCACTGGTTCCCCTTCGACCTCACCGTCCATCTGCATCTGTCGTCCGGTGCGCTGCGCCGTCGCACCGGCGCCGGGGAGCTGTGGACGCTGCCCGCCTTCGAGCGCTACGAACAGGAGGTGTCGCCGTCCGGCTCCGCCGAGGTGGTGGTCCGCGCCGACGACCCCCGCCACCCCGCGTGGAACGCGCCGTGGGAAGACCACGGCCGGGGCGGCCGGGCGCAGTAG
- a CDS encoding winged helix-turn-helix transcriptional regulator yields the protein MPRPPRRRSYDQFCAVARALDSVGDRWTLLIVRELLSGPRRYTDLHADLPGVSTDVLASRLKDMERDGLATRRRMPAPVSAYVYELTARGGELLPLVGALAEWGAPALDGPRPTDAVRAHWFAVPLLRRLEAEGVTDLVEVRLPEGEFHLRPVPDGRGTAGYADGPAPAGAPVTRLELDGGTCLAVSRGDLGLEEGVRGGRIRVSGGGALAVALAAERPGAGRAGRVLVDASGGPSRGVAERGSGQGE from the coding sequence ATGCCCCGTCCTCCACGCCGCCGAAGCTACGACCAGTTCTGCGCCGTCGCGCGCGCCCTCGACTCCGTCGGCGACCGCTGGACGCTGCTGATCGTGCGGGAACTGCTGTCCGGACCCCGCCGGTACACCGACCTCCACGCCGATCTGCCCGGAGTCAGCACGGACGTCCTCGCCTCCCGGCTCAAGGACATGGAACGCGACGGGCTGGCGACCCGGCGCCGGATGCCCGCCCCGGTCTCGGCGTACGTGTACGAACTCACCGCACGCGGAGGGGAGTTGCTGCCCCTGGTCGGGGCGCTGGCCGAATGGGGCGCGCCCGCGCTCGACGGGCCCCGGCCGACCGACGCGGTCCGCGCCCACTGGTTCGCCGTCCCGCTTCTGCGGCGCCTGGAGGCGGAGGGCGTGACGGACCTCGTCGAAGTGCGCCTCCCGGAGGGGGAGTTCCATCTGCGCCCGGTGCCGGACGGGCGCGGTACCGCCGGCTACGCAGACGGCCCGGCGCCCGCCGGAGCCCCGGTCACCCGGCTTGAGCTCGACGGTGGGACCTGCCTCGCCGTCAGCCGTGGCGACCTCGGCCTCGAGGAAGGCGTACGGGGCGGGCGCATCCGCGTCTCCGGCGGTGGGGCCCTGGCGGTCGCGCTGGCGGCGGAGCGGCCGGGTGCCGGGCGTGCCGGGCGCGTGCTCGTCGACGCCTCCGGGGGCCCGTCGCGAGGCGTGGCCGAGCGGGGGAGCGGCCAGGGGGAGTGA
- a CDS encoding pyridoxal phosphate-dependent aminotransferase produces the protein MEFRQSSKLSEVCYEIRGPVIEHANALEEAGHSVLRLNTGNPALFGFEAPEEIVQDMIRMLPKAHGYTDSRGILSARRAVAQRYQALGLTDVSVDDVFLGNGVSELVSMAVQALLEDGDEVLVPAPDFPLWTAVTTLSGGKAVHYLCDESADWYPDLDDMASKITDRTRAVVIINPNNPTGAVYPREIVEGILDLARRHQLMVFADEIYDQIVYDDAVHHTAAALAPDLVVLTFSGLSKTYRVAGFRSGWLVVTGPKQHARSYLEGLTMLASMRLCPNAPAQYAIQAALGGRQSIHELTAPGGRLREQRDRAWERLNEIPGVSCVKPKGALYAFPRLDPKVHPVHDDEKFVLDLLLREKIQVVQGTGFSWPRPDHFRILTLPHADDLDAAISRIGRFLSGYRQ, from the coding sequence ATGGAGTTCCGGCAGTCGAGCAAGCTCAGCGAGGTCTGCTACGAGATCCGCGGCCCGGTGATCGAGCACGCCAACGCGCTGGAGGAAGCGGGCCACAGCGTGCTGCGGCTGAACACCGGCAACCCCGCGCTCTTCGGCTTCGAGGCCCCGGAGGAGATCGTCCAGGACATGATCCGGATGCTCCCGAAGGCCCACGGCTACACGGACTCGCGCGGGATCCTGTCCGCGCGGCGTGCCGTCGCCCAGCGCTACCAGGCCCTCGGGCTGACGGACGTCTCCGTCGACGACGTGTTCCTCGGCAACGGCGTCTCGGAGCTGGTGTCCATGGCGGTGCAGGCGTTGCTGGAGGACGGCGACGAGGTGCTCGTTCCCGCACCCGACTTCCCGCTGTGGACCGCCGTCACGACCCTCTCCGGCGGAAAGGCCGTCCACTACCTCTGCGACGAGTCGGCGGACTGGTACCCCGACCTCGACGACATGGCATCGAAGATCACCGACCGGACCAGGGCCGTCGTGATCATCAACCCCAACAACCCGACCGGAGCGGTGTATCCGCGCGAGATCGTCGAGGGGATCCTGGACCTCGCGCGCCGCCATCAGCTGATGGTCTTCGCCGACGAGATCTACGACCAGATCGTCTACGACGACGCCGTCCACCACACCGCGGCCGCCCTCGCCCCGGATCTGGTCGTCCTCACCTTCAGCGGTCTGTCCAAGACCTACCGGGTCGCCGGTTTCCGCTCCGGCTGGCTGGTCGTCACCGGTCCCAAGCAGCACGCGCGCAGCTACCTGGAGGGGCTCACGATGCTCGCGTCGATGCGGCTGTGCCCCAACGCGCCCGCGCAGTACGCCATCCAGGCCGCGCTCGGCGGACGCCAGTCGATCCACGAGCTCACCGCACCGGGCGGACGGCTGCGCGAACAGCGCGACCGCGCCTGGGAGCGGCTGAACGAGATCCCGGGCGTCTCGTGTGTGAAACCCAAGGGGGCGCTGTACGCCTTCCCCCGCCTGGACCCCAAGGTGCACCCCGTGCACGACGACGAGAAGTTCGTCCTGGACCTGCTGCTGCGGGAGAAGATCCAGGTGGTGCAGGGCACCGGCTTCAGCTGGCCCCGGCCGGACCACTTCCGCATCCTGACCCTGCCGCACGCGGACGACCTCGACGCCGCGATCAGCCGGATCGGGCGCTTCCTGAGCGGCTACCGCCAGTAG